Proteins from a genomic interval of Oncorhynchus clarkii lewisi isolate Uvic-CL-2024 chromosome 13, UVic_Ocla_1.0, whole genome shotgun sequence:
- the LOC139423630 gene encoding uncharacterized protein, translating to MDPTPICPAPSTWTPPPYASIYNGPHPIYNGPHPHLPRPIYNGPHPHLPRPIYNGPHPIYNGPHPHLPRPIYNGPHPHLPPSTTDPTPSAQPHLQQTPPPSAPPHLQWTPPPSAPIYNGPHPHLPCPIYNGPHPHLPPSTTDPNPICPRPHLPMTPPHLQWTPTHLQRTPMTQPHLPMTPPHLQWTPAPPSAPAPINHCPAPSTTDLSIKLLTPPPSTTDLS from the coding sequence ATGGACCCCACCCCCATCTGCCCCGCCCCATCTACATGGACCCCACCCCCATATGCCTCCATCTACAACGGACCCCACCCCATCTACAACGGACCCCACCCCCATCTGCCCCGCCCCATCTACAACGGACCCCACCCCCATCTGCCCCGCCCCATCTACAATGGACCCCACCCCATCTACAACGGACCCCACCCCCATCTGCCCCGCCCCATCTACAACGGACCCCACCCCCATCTGCCCCCATCTACAACGGACCCCACCCCATCCGCCCAGCCCCATCtacaacagaccccacccccatCTGCCCCGCCCCATCTACAATGGACCCCACCCCCATCTGCCCCCATCTACAACGGACCCCATCCCCATCTGCCCTGCCCCATCTACAATGGACCCCACCCCCATCTGCCCCCATCTACAACGGATCCCAACCCCATCTGCCCCCGCCCCCATCTACCAATGACCCCGCCCCATCTACAATGGACCCCAACCCATCTACAACGGACCCCAATGACACAGCCCCATCTACCAATGACCCCACCCCATCTACAATGGACCCCTGCTCCCCCATCTGCCCCAGCCCCCATCAACCACTGCCCCGCCCCATCTACCACTGACCTGTCAATCAAACTACTGACTCCACCCCCATCTACCACTGACCTGTCATGA
- the LOC139424110 gene encoding growth factor receptor-bound protein 2-like yields MFFSLNQMVEFYHSNSIAKEGTVFLRDPEHNARHPHHAHALFDFTPHHPSQLRFLRGDFIDLLDCSDPLRWRGRCHGRVGFFPPEYVQAVYQ; encoded by the exons ATGTTCTTCTCTCTGAATCAGATGGTGGAGTTTTACCATAGCAACAGCATCGCCAAGGAGGGAACCGTCTTCCTACGAGACCCAGAACACAATGCCAGG CACCCCCACCACGCCCATGCTCTGTTTGACTtcaccccccaccacccctcccaGCTACGCTTCCTCCGCGGTGATTTCATCGACCTGCTCGACTGTTCCGATCCGCTGCGCTGGAGAGGCCGTTGTCATGGACGCGTTGGATTCTTCCCTCCGGAGTATGTCCAGGCCGTCTACCAATGA